agctgggggttattattgcggtccctgacaccaatgctgggggttaaTATTGTAtttcctgacaccaatgatggtgGTATTATTGAGGTcgctgacaccaatgctgggggttaaTTATTGTGGTCCCTGACACCAGTGCTGGGGGTTATCATTGCTGTCCCTGACACCGATGCTGGGGGTTAATATTGCGATCCCCGACACTAATGCTAGGGGTATTATTGCTGTCCCTGACTAAAATGCTAGGGGTTATTATTGCGGTCCCAGACACCAATGCTGGGAGTTATTATTGCGGTTCCTGACACCagtgctgggggttattattgcggTCCCTGACACCagtgctgggggttattattgcggTCCCTGACACCAGTGCTTAGGGTTATTATTGCGTTCTCTTActgctattatattatattattacactgcTATTGCTCGGCCCTATGGAAGTGTTGGGTGCTGTATTTGAGGCCCTCCATATTTTCTATAACTGGCTTAGTTTATACCAGAAGAGCTGTTCCTACCAAAAACTTAGCCAGTGACAAGTGAACATTATTATCATGTTCTGTGCAGTTGACAATATCCTCCAAGAGGAGCAAAGAAGCTTCCATCAGAATATTATTACCATGAATCAGGAGAGGTCATTACCAGACCTATGGGGCAAAATCTTCTGGCAGCAGGAGCGCTGACTGTTTACTAAACCCACAGCATTTATATGTCATGGCTGGTGGCACAGACAATCTGCAAGATGACCATTGCTATTCCCATCTCACTACTGTACACTCTACTATATCCATTACTGGTGagcttgaaaattatttttaattaaattataaatatattccacACAGTCTGTGGGAATTATTTCCTTTATGTGATGCCATGGAGATGtcataaagtgaaaatattgatTACTGATACTTCATTTTTATAgctataaattttaatattataatacagctATACACTTTAATACAGCAACCCCCtaattattggtatttatttacaGATCACCCCGGCTAGGATGATACTCACATTTATAGCACTGGAATGTTGACTATGGGGGTGgattaaataaaatgatgtacATTGCTGGTATAAATTGTCTGTTTTCAgtcttatatatttttattattctgctgTCTGTTACTTCCTGTTTGTGTGACaattgtaaacattttgagttttcaTTCACTTCCTGGTCTGTTGTCAATATTTACCAGAACACAGAGAATTCCCTCCACTGACACCAGAATAGAAAAAACATGGCTAACACTGGCAATATGCtattaaaatattcatgtttttgtatAGGTTTATTAATGTATGTTGTCACCAAGACATTTACACAGCAGTGCACATATACCAACATGCTGACATTTGTGCAACATTCGCCTTTGACACTCCCTCAGGCCCCGCCCTGTGACACTGATCACATGATCACAATAATCCGTCCCAGCTCTTACCACCTCTGTGTCACGTGGTTTCCGTACAGTGCTACTACGCACTTACGCAGCGTGTCTTCTTATCGGGCTTCTACGAGCTGAAATGGCCGGAGTGGGACGGTTGTTTTGCTCTGTGTGGAGCAGGTGCCCGGTCCCGGAGCTGCGGGTTCCATGTGCCGCTTATCACAAGAAGGTACGGAGAGCCTTAGCGGGAAGTGTCATGTTGCTTTAGCTGCGGGTCTGGGAGGGGACACATGACAGGAGCAGCGTAGTCAGGGCTTCACGAGCTGAGCAGGCCCCGGGTCTCCTACACAGCGGCTGCAAGGTTCCAGATGTCATTTGTGTGGGGATCCAATGTACTCACCTAGGTGACAGCACAACCTTCCTGTACGACATTGCTGTGCTCAGTATTCTCTATAGAGAAAGGATTTGTGGCCAATTAAAGGTCTGTAATTAGTACGCAGTGTTATCACACAATATTCCCTGGCTGTATTGGTAGAAATGATCCATGGATAACTATAAGCTCACCTCTCTCCATAGCTGCCCATGTCACCCCATGGATCTGCTGCTTGTGGCTGTATTGTGCTCCACACACATCATAGTTATTCACTAGTCATTCACCCAGAGCCATACTTGATGCTCCCCGATACAGAAGGGAGATCAGGTGCCAatttctgtaaatctgtaaaaaaaaaaaaaaaaaaactttttatttttaaattactggTAAAGCCCCCTCTGCACATGCCGCGAAGCCCCCAGGCATATTTGACGTATGTTTCTTAGGACTCTACCAGATCCCCATTCCATCTGTACTGTGACATCGGAAAAAGACAGACGGGGAGGAGGGATCCTCTGAGTGTTTTTTCCCTTTATGTAAGAGGGTTATctgcccttttatataaagaaaaaatgtaatcagtccatttggaatctgaaagttaaaaatatcaaaaaggcTGATCTAGTATATTGGAGGAGCTAACATTCAgagctgtaactttttttttttagcattgtcatggaaaaatattgaaaacaaaacctaaaagaGAATTATTTCCCCTATTTTATGGACCCCAAAATACATGCTCAATCAGACTCTGTGTTTTTAGATATACAGGTTCTAATGAAAAACTTCACTCACATCAGTGATAGTTGAAAACTTTTTGTTGGGGTGATTATAACAAAATGTGTTGACTAACCATGCAGGGGAATTCTTGCAGGAATTACAGTCTAGCTTGGTTTTAGGAAAGTCCTGTTACATCCATTTTCTTCCTTCCATAAATCTTCAATTTAAGAGGCCTCTTTTTGGCCATTGTTTAAACCCTGCAAAATTGTATACCCGTGTATAATTCTGTAAAAGGGTACTAAATGTAACTTTGTAGTTACACATTGTTGAggaattttctgctttttaagcAGTTATTGGTATGTTCCATCAGAAAAGTTTTTATGGTTCTGATTTATATCACCACAGAAATGAATGAAAAGGTTTGTCACAATGTTGATTGTAATAGATTCCAAGACAAGAAGAGGTACACTGCCCCTTGTAGATAGTTATCGTCTATTAGTGTGTTTTGGTACAAACATTGCCATCTATTTACTTCTACATACAGTCAAATTACATCACACAATTGATTAGGTAAGCTGCAGACATTTCTGTTTATGTGCAGTGATTCAGAGAGGGAAATGTTGAATACAAGTAAAGAAGGATCCACTCTGCTATTTAAATCCTTGTATTATGCAACTATTTGGCAATGCTGCAGCTAGTCAAGGGCGACTGGTTATAACCTTGATTAGGTAACTCTCTTCTTGTATATCTTTTCAGGTTGTTGATCACTATGAAAATCCAAGGAACGTTGGATCCCTTGACAAGAATGCTAAGAATGTTGGAACTGGTCTGGTGGGTGCTCCTGCATGCGGGGATGTTATGAAATTGCAGGTTAGTGTTACCTGGTTGTTGTGTAAAGACTTCTCACTGAGCGattcaaaatttaataaaagttaaaCTAAACTGGTTAAGcatataaaattcttttttttttttttttttttttgttcctttttgggTGGTATGTAAATCTTCTGTCCTTATCCCAGCGCCCTATATGTGAAGCTTATTAAGCAGAAACACACAAGCGCTTTCATACTATCCAAACAAACAGGAATCTTTTTGCAGGgcaatttaaaacacaatttattaataattaacaacaaaatacatatatcatacataaaccacatttatatttttgccaatttatcatatatttcatatttacaatgtatctctaATTGTTTCCCCATACAGAGACATATTTTAAATCCAAATGTTTTTAGTTCTTGTTAGAATTAGTTGGATAACAGATTTTTGCCCTTATTGACAGCTCTATGCATTTCACAGTTGCTCTACTGCTTTCTCAAGAGGAAGTGGAAGCTCAGTTAGTAttagtaaatattaaacaaaaatattagaatatataatatgtacagtatactaatatgtaattatatataaatatatatatttactcttctgggttatttttttttttttttttttatagttatatacTAGCTCCCACTTCCTTTTAAGAAAGCGgtaaaagcaacagaaaaaaatctgttatcaAACTATCAAAGAAATGGCAATAATGTAAATGGGGTTTATGtatgatatatgtattttattgtaaataaagctctgtgtttgtgtgtatatacctTGCTCTTAGGACACCTCACATTGCTTTGTACTTGTCCAATCCTTTTATGTGTATTCTtattcttcatctttttttatccaatttCTATTCATATTTCTGTGAAATATCTCTTCTTTTCAGCCTGTTCTACAGAAAAACTTTATATtactattttcaattttttagatTGAAGTTGATGAAAATGGGAAGATTATTGAGGCAAAGTTCAAAACATTTGGATGTGGGTCAGCAATTGCATCAAGCTCTTTAGCTACTGAATGGGTAAAAGGAAAAACGGTAAGTTGTATGTTTTTAGTTCAGTATTTACTATCATTCTAATGGAGTGGCAATGAAACCATTTTTGTTAGTGTTATCTTATGAGTTCTAAAATGGGTACACAAGCAAAACTGAGaagataaaacagaattttacatttattctaggaaggtgtatacagaaaaaaaattggattacCTGCTTCCAATGTGCAATAAATGACTTTTACTGCACCATGTTAGTCAGATCCAGGGTTTGGAAAGGGGCAGAAGAATAGAATATGAACACTTTTCaaggttctccccaggcccttttagctgggcgcaccacccgtcacttttcagcacccacccggctgtttttgggtggttactaaagagtttggtcacaatgcaggggctgccacccacctacaatttcttcccacccggcttaaaaaaatttctgggttgagcactgcttttTATATGGTATTATGGCACCCGCAAATTGTGATTCCTCCATAATACTTCACAACTTGATTACTGATGGGGAAATTATATCATGAGGTGGAAAAacttgtatttgttattatttgtaaatatacatCTGCATTTTTGGAGCCTTTTAATAGTGGGGTGGGGGGGATATAAAGGCTGCCACCACTAACCTCCTTCTGGCATCTGCAGCTGCCCGGCTATTTGAAGCCATGGTATTATCAGTCACTCAAAACAAGGAAGCATAAAAATCTAGAGCAGTATTTTCCAACCCAGGTTCCTTCAGAAGTTTCTAGAGGCtgattgagcaatgagcagtttgtgcctctcaggttagttttagTGACACTGATGGTCTTTTTTGGgcgagggtgacattcttcccattgcccagcactgtaagaggaattcttactactgaccaccacactaataaactgtgatctggataaagtaattatagcaggggcacGCTATACAGGCACGCGCACGCATCTCCTATGTATCTCTGtgtgagattgtgctgccaggagagggagagtgggcgtgtcctatagacctggcaattagctgtgactgctcccctcccaccttgtactgtgagataatcccagcagctgCAGCAAGAATGCTGTGTCAAttctgctgtcattatccccatgtataaaccttcatatcttcttCACTGAGTGTcctagaaatgtgatattttcagccCCCAAAACAAGTTGCCAGATTCGGGATCAGTAACCTAAAATCATAATACAATCGGGGATATTTTCACAATAAGGGGGgtttttcaagaccagggtccccaaattgagtttgaatGTTAGGGATCCCCGGGGGCCAcgtccatggcaatgagcatgaGGGTAATGccaattcgctctgtgctgtggtgccccaaatatatacttgcttgttcacaaaacttcaagactacattcagactggcagtgaggttgcggtgcggttaccccttcctcatgccatagaacacTGCCTAGGGGAAGACACTgcgtactgctcactgccgcctggagtcaaatctgtaGACGCTGACGGATTGAGTGTCTGCTGGAGGGCCTGTtgcacatagctggccactttaCTTTTGTGACTTTTAATGTGTTTGGAACAGAGGGGTGTTGGCATCTgcaaatgtgggagccagtaggaaatacCTTTTGTCGTCCCCTCCACCACCCTCATATAAAATGTTATGCCCATCATATAATGTTACcatgtcacacatagcta
This Pyxicephalus adspersus chromosome 6, UCB_Pads_2.0, whole genome shotgun sequence DNA region includes the following protein-coding sequences:
- the ISCU gene encoding iron-sulfur cluster assembly enzyme ISCU, with translation MAGVGRLFCSVWSRCPVPELRVPCAAYHKKVVDHYENPRNVGSLDKNAKNVGTGLVGAPACGDVMKLQIEVDENGKIIEAKFKTFGCGSAIASSSLATEWVKGKTVDEAMTIKNTDIAKELCLPPVKLHCSMLAEDAIRAALADYRLKQDKEQSVASG